A single window of Dermacentor albipictus isolate Rhodes 1998 colony chromosome 1, USDA_Dalb.pri_finalv2, whole genome shotgun sequence DNA harbors:
- the LOC135896714 gene encoding uncharacterized protein: MAQACSEDDLSGGKTYSIVLFEDEDEVSVVPTSWISENTVRWPPFKSTAKITTAIKEQQPPSSDWTSYRCRVLWTCGSYESARQKEQQAEFTSDLASDVETIQQRRKRRPPARLESSDEESIDFPVPLRGQCFNSSQQTAKFVSRPPPPKIVKLSRFKPQSLASQDPQIQKAPPSREVALDDGDSFAEKRKLDQNAMLGKLLKEVKGIRAQVDGLEKSIQRIEQAITENKQPCAQPVSSAILELLPLATHQRLEELEWQLHDEKNRTDLMAHLSRIGGTSVQDSVRKIMRRCMCDTLAQDFSLTGRKGKRPFIGLYLLQVLTETLKSNFAQATESQIHLSIAEWLRYAPSRQKKRDAASPLMS, encoded by the exons ATGGCGCAGGCTTGCTCCGAGGATGACCTCAGTG GGGGGAAGACATACAGCATCGTTCTTTttgaagatgaagatgaagttTCCGTCGTGCCCACTTCGTGGATTTCAGAAAACACAGTTAGGTGGCCACCATTTAAGAGCACCGCAAAGATAACTACTGCCATCAAAGAGCAACAACCACCATCAAGCGACTGGACTAGCTACAGATGTCGAGTGTTGTGGACATGTG GCAGCTATGAAAGTGCTAGACAAAAAGAGCAGCAAGCAGAATTCACATCAGATTTGGCCTCAGATGTTGAAACAATTCAGCAAAGGCGGAAGAGGCGGCCACCAGCGCGCCTGGAGTCTTCAGATGAAGAGAGCATCGACTTTCCTGTTCCTCTACGAGGACAGTGCTTTAATTCTTCGCAACAAACTGCGAAGTTTGTTTCACGACCACCACCGCCAAAAATTGTGAAATTGTCACGGTTCAAGCCCCAGTCACTTGCTTCACAGGATCCCCAGATACAAAAGGCCCCACCTAGCCGGGAAGTGGCTTTAGATGATGGCGATTCTTTTGCTGAAAAAAGGAAGCTTGACCAAAATG CCATGCTTGGAAAGTTGCTCAAGGAGGTGAAGGGAATAAGAGCTCAGGTAGATGGCCTGGAAAAATCCATCCAAAGGATAGAGCAAGCCATCACAGAAAATAAACAACCGTGTGCACAACCTgtcagcagtgccattcttgaactgCTTCCCCTGGCAACTCATCAGAGGCTGGAAGAATTGGAGTGGCAGCTTCATGATGAAAAAAACAGGACAGACCTC atggcCCATTTATCGCGAATCGGTGGCACATCAGTGCAAGATTCTGTACGCAAAATTATGCGGAGATGCATGTGTGACACGTTGGCCCAGGACTTTTCTCTGACTgggagaaaaggaaaaaggcCATTTATTGGGCTATACCTGCTCCAAGTCCTCACAG AAACGCTGAAAAGCAATTTCGCACAGGCCACGGAGTCACAAATACATCTTTCGATTGCCGAATGGCTCCGTTATGCACCATCAAGACAGAAGAAACG ggaTGCAGCTTCGCCTTTGATGTCATGA